A single region of the Methylocystis echinoides genome encodes:
- a CDS encoding diguanylate cyclase, with amino-acid sequence MTVDSTALILMYVVVPVWLLAGLADWLCHRTTYIERTSGSRESRLHLLMFAEMGAPLLGALFLEVNALVIAFMIVMFLVHEATSFWDVSYATRLRRVSPFEQHVHSFLEIMPLLALALIVARYWPQFLALFGAGEEKARFILRWNPEKLPPLYIAGTLACAALIGGLYLEELARGLKAEGRALARSGGA; translated from the coding sequence ATGACCGTCGATTCCACGGCGCTCATCCTCATGTATGTCGTCGTGCCTGTATGGCTGCTGGCGGGTCTTGCCGACTGGTTATGCCACCGGACGACCTATATCGAAAGAACCAGCGGCTCGCGCGAGTCGCGCCTGCATCTGCTGATGTTTGCCGAGATGGGCGCGCCCCTGCTCGGTGCGCTCTTTCTGGAAGTCAATGCGCTCGTCATTGCATTTATGATCGTGATGTTTCTCGTCCACGAAGCGACCTCCTTCTGGGATGTCAGCTATGCAACACGCCTTCGCCGCGTCTCGCCTTTCGAGCAACATGTGCACAGTTTCCTCGAAATCATGCCCCTCCTCGCACTGGCGCTGATCGTGGCGCGATACTGGCCACAGTTTCTCGCCCTCTTCGGCGCCGGGGAGGAGAAGGCCCGTTTCATCCTGCGCTGGAACCCGGAAAAACTGCCGCCCCTCTACATTGCGGGGACACTCGCCTGTGCGGCTCTGATCGGCGGGCTTTACCTGGAAGAACTGGCGCGCGGCCTCAAGGCGGAAGGCCGCGCGCTCGCACGTTCAGGCGGCGCCTGA
- a CDS encoding FAD-dependent oxidoreductase — protein sequence MNVSAERSKAIWGAPEINAPALTGSVSAEVAVIGSGVAGLSVAYELARTGMDVVVIDRGPIASGMSARTTAHLSAYTDDGFAELIRMRGLDAARLWRQSQADAIDRIEAIADALNANCDFRRLDGLLFLAPETDPKVIDSELVASAQVGMLAVKQQGAPFARHQSTPCLRFPNQATFHPLKYLTALAAAIRHAGGRLFANSPVVSVAEKDGSIQLVTGDGAHVTAAHAVVATNAPINDRLAVHAKQAPYRTYAAAYEIARDSLPDALYWDTLDPYHYVRLQPGDAQNDILIVGGEDHKTGECNNGDQRIRNLARWTRDMIPGVGTEITRWSGQILEPLDYVAFIGRNPGDEHIYIATGDSGQGMTHGAVAGLLIADLIQEKANPWTALYDPARKPIRAMGEFLRENATAAKNFAEYLTPGEISSADKLASGEGAILRRGMGKVALYRRMDGSLCERSAICTHLGCHIHWNSFEKCWDCPCHGSQFSPEGEPLNGPAATALAKTDS from the coding sequence ATGAACGTCAGCGCCGAGCGCAGCAAAGCCATCTGGGGCGCGCCTGAAATCAACGCGCCAGCTCTCACGGGCAGCGTCAGCGCCGAGGTCGCCGTCATCGGTTCGGGCGTCGCCGGCCTGTCTGTCGCCTATGAACTCGCCCGGACGGGGATGGATGTCGTCGTCATCGACCGGGGCCCCATCGCAAGCGGCATGAGCGCGCGCACGACCGCGCATCTTTCCGCCTATACCGACGATGGCTTTGCCGAACTCATCCGCATGCGCGGGCTCGACGCAGCGCGTTTGTGGCGACAGAGCCAGGCGGACGCCATCGACCGTATCGAAGCAATAGCCGACGCGCTCAACGCCAACTGCGATTTCAGGCGCCTCGACGGCCTTTTGTTTCTGGCGCCGGAGACGGACCCCAAAGTGATCGACTCCGAGCTCGTCGCCAGCGCCCAGGTCGGGATGCTTGCGGTCAAGCAGCAGGGCGCGCCCTTCGCGCGCCATCAGTCGACCCCCTGCCTGCGTTTCCCAAATCAGGCGACCTTTCACCCGCTCAAATATCTCACCGCGCTCGCGGCGGCGATCAGACACGCAGGCGGCCGGCTGTTTGCAAATTCCCCTGTCGTGTCGGTTGCGGAAAAGGACGGCTCCATCCAACTTGTCACCGGCGACGGCGCGCATGTGACGGCCGCCCATGCTGTCGTCGCAACCAATGCGCCGATCAACGACCGCCTGGCCGTTCACGCCAAACAGGCGCCCTATCGCACCTACGCCGCCGCTTATGAGATCGCGCGCGACAGCCTGCCGGACGCGCTCTATTGGGATACGCTCGATCCCTATCATTACGTCCGCCTGCAACCCGGCGACGCGCAAAACGACATCCTCATCGTCGGCGGAGAGGATCACAAGACAGGCGAATGCAACAACGGCGACCAGCGCATCCGCAATCTCGCGCGCTGGACCCGCGACATGATTCCCGGAGTCGGAACTGAAATCACACGCTGGTCGGGCCAGATTCTGGAGCCGCTGGATTACGTCGCCTTCATCGGGCGCAATCCCGGCGACGAACACATCTATATCGCAACCGGCGACTCCGGCCAGGGCATGACCCATGGCGCCGTCGCGGGCCTGTTGATCGCCGACCTCATACAGGAAAAGGCTAACCCATGGACCGCGCTCTACGACCCCGCGCGCAAGCCGATCAGGGCGATGGGCGAGTTTCTGCGTGAGAATGCGACAGCGGCAAAGAATTTCGCCGAATATCTGACACCCGGCGAAATCTCCTCCGCGGACAAGCTCGCGTCTGGCGAGGGCGCGATCCTGCGGCGCGGTATGGGCAAGGTCGCGCTTTACAGGCGAATGGACGGATCGCTCTGCGAGCGCTCGGCGATCTGCACCCATCTTGGCTGCCACATTCACTGGAACAGCTTCGAGAAATGCTGGGACTGCCCGTGTCACGGCTCGCAATTCTCGCCCGAGGGTGAGCCGCTCAACGGGCCGGCCGCAACCGCGCTCGCAAAGACAGACAGCTAG
- the fixJ gene encoding response regulator FixJ, which produces MTAQRIVHLIDDDAAVRDAVGMLLRTEGFRVLPYDSAPAFLKAAPARAEGCVVTDVRMPEMNGIELIAKMQEERLSTPVVVLTAHADVPLAVEAMKLGAVDLLEKPFEDEALIAAIHAALDRRNAEENKSRESNDVKNRLASLTRRENEILAGLLKGLSNKVIAHDLGISIRTAEVHRANIMAKMRAGNLAELVKMALAADFKLSGGE; this is translated from the coding sequence ATGACTGCCCAACGAATTGTACACCTCATTGACGACGACGCCGCCGTGCGCGACGCCGTTGGCATGTTGTTGAGAACCGAGGGTTTCAGGGTCCTCCCTTACGATTCCGCCCCCGCCTTTCTGAAAGCCGCGCCGGCGCGCGCCGAAGGCTGTGTGGTGACGGATGTGCGCATGCCCGAGATGAATGGAATCGAACTTATTGCAAAGATGCAGGAAGAACGTCTGTCGACGCCTGTCGTGGTGCTGACGGCGCACGCCGACGTTCCGCTCGCCGTCGAGGCGATGAAGCTTGGCGCGGTTGATCTGCTCGAAAAGCCCTTCGAGGATGAAGCGCTCATCGCCGCCATCCATGCCGCGCTCGACCGCCGCAACGCCGAGGAGAACAAGAGCCGCGAATCGAACGACGTGAAGAACCGTCTCGCGAGCCTTACCCGACGCGAGAACGAGATCCTCGCCGGCCTGCTGAAAGGCCTCTCCAACAAGGTGATCGCCCACGATCTCGGCATCAGCATCCGCACGGCGGAAGTGCATCGCGCCAATATCATGGCCAAGATGCGGGCTGGCAATCTCGCCGAGCTTGTCAAGATGGCGCTTGCCGCGGATTTCAAGCTTAGCGGCGGCGAGTAG